One region of Armigeres subalbatus isolate Guangzhou_Male chromosome 3, GZ_Asu_2, whole genome shotgun sequence genomic DNA includes:
- the LOC134219741 gene encoding methylosome subunit pICln isoform X1, translating into MVTIGEAFSPVDGIVYSTSDVKVKIGNNIITSVGELHLTECSLIWSCEERNSSISIPWPRVGVQAITSNPDKCIYLMLDINLTWPGFYEGRAQNNGHGPGEGEGEEDENDEGHESDGSETEMTEMWLLPPTPQIVDEIYSAMRECQSLNPDPGAVSEDEDYMEAEEDELGEVDDMRNLQLDDEDKFADAEE; encoded by the exons ATGGTTACAATTGGCGAAGCCTTTTCACCGGTCGATGGGATTGTTTATTCAACTAGTGATGTCAAGGTTAAAATTGGGAACAATATCATTACTTCCGTCGGAGAGTTGCATCTTACGGAATG TTCATTGATCTGGAGTTGTGAGGAACGGAACAGTAGCATTTCAATTCCGTGGCCCCGCGTTGGTGTACAGGCAATCACTTCAAACCCAGACAAGTGTATCTACCTAATGCTGGATATCAACCTGACATGGCCGGGGTTCTATGAAGGCCGAGCGCAAAACAACGGCCATGGTCCGGGAGAGGGGGAAGGCGAGGAAGACGAAAATGATGAAGGCCACGAGTCGGACGGATCCGAGACTGAAATGACTGAAATGTGGTTGCTTCCTCCTACGCCGCAAATTGTAGACGAGATCTACAGTGCAATGAGGGAATGCCAGAGTTTAAATCCAGACCCGGGTGCAGTAAGTGAAGACGAAGACTATATGGAAGCGGAAGAAGATGAGCTCGGAGAAGTAGACGATATGCGGAATCTTCAATTGGACG ACGAGGATAAATTTGCCGACGCAGAGGAATAA
- the LOC134219741 gene encoding methylosome subunit pICln isoform X2, which yields MVTIGEAFSPVDGIVYSTSDVKVKIGNNIITSVGELHLTECSLIWSCEERNSSISIPWPRVGVQAITSNPDKCIYLMLDINLTWPGFYEGRAQNNGHGPGEGEGEEDENDEGHESDGSETEMTEMWLLPPTPQIVDEIYSAMRECQSLNPDPGAVSEDEDYMEAEEDELGEVDDMRNLQLDDNRDCNCRRG from the exons ATGGTTACAATTGGCGAAGCCTTTTCACCGGTCGATGGGATTGTTTATTCAACTAGTGATGTCAAGGTTAAAATTGGGAACAATATCATTACTTCCGTCGGAGAGTTGCATCTTACGGAATG TTCATTGATCTGGAGTTGTGAGGAACGGAACAGTAGCATTTCAATTCCGTGGCCCCGCGTTGGTGTACAGGCAATCACTTCAAACCCAGACAAGTGTATCTACCTAATGCTGGATATCAACCTGACATGGCCGGGGTTCTATGAAGGCCGAGCGCAAAACAACGGCCATGGTCCGGGAGAGGGGGAAGGCGAGGAAGACGAAAATGATGAAGGCCACGAGTCGGACGGATCCGAGACTGAAATGACTGAAATGTGGTTGCTTCCTCCTACGCCGCAAATTGTAGACGAGATCTACAGTGCAATGAGGGAATGCCAGAGTTTAAATCCAGACCCGGGTGCAGTAAGTGAAGACGAAGACTATATGGAAGCGGAAGAAGATGAGCTCGGAGAAGTAGACGATATGCGGAATCTTCAATTGGACG ATAACCGTGATTGTAATTGCAGACGAGGATAA